ggtgaagcgatctctacactttcggtttggttcagtgttgtcatgtgttaccgatcgctttttaggcgatgaaagtgtACTAAAGTcaaatgaagcatattcaataacatctccttaagccagcagcctcctatttgtaaccatatttgtttctgtatgcgtctagcgatcgttttttagaattgtcatattcaataacatctccttaagccagcagcctcctatttgtaaccatatttgtttctgtatgcgtctagcgatcgttatttagaattgtcctattttcgatcaccaatgctgtgcgtctgttactgttacatagaagccatactggagacaaaaaatacagcaacttcttgacgtttctttgacatcttgttgaagattaacagaagatatattatttttaattcataattatatatttttgggtgggtgaactgcccaacggtgtcaatcaattaaaaataaatgtcggtgaaggaaatgtccggccacaatgaaggatcgtcaacccacccagtcttcaaattgtagggatctggcaaggttttactgtttccctgatgtctcagcttactcacgtatatttgtcgggcctcaggtgataaggattgagcataatcggacaatttcacgaaaggatagttcgcattgctatcatcagccattgttcctctggttcctcttgccaaccagcgctgtaatcacgtgacttcgtgacgtcactatttgtaaacactggcgtctcccaaaCCGAGGGTTCATGCGAACCCCAGGGGTACAtaacttgtaatattttttaagtACAAGTTTGACTTTTCAGTCCCTTTAGGTGGTTGTTACCCACATAGCTACCATCACATACACCAAAGCTTATTTGATTGCAAACAGTTTTGTGGTGTATATATAGAAAAATAATTTAAGGTCCATGCAGACCCCAGCCAGactgtgcatcttttatttatgcatgtttgtgttaTGTTGCTCTCGTGATGACTACTTCcgttgcattgtgtttcatttcaattcagggGTTCGTACACTGATATTGTAAGCAATGCACATCAGTAATCATCAACAGTAATGAAACTGTTTCTTTCACATTTGTATCTATAGACTATACACGTTTTAGGAAAATATATATTGAGAGGATATGGACaggtacagaaatgtgaaacagatgaaaCAGTATTGGGGTCCAGCTGGAAACCAAGTGTACAGATTAATGGGTTTTGCCACATGTACTGATGAAGGTTGATTATTCGTTGTCCGTACAATGTTAGGAAGCGTGACAAAAAATACCTCTCATAATGTTCAACAGTGCTAGATGTCTTATTTTATTTGagcaacaactaaaaaccaacaaaaaaacctGTGTATCAATGAATTGAATTCCCACCCTGCAAGCCTGAAAAACCACACAACAATCAGCATTTCACCctgaaattattaaaatagctgcacattACAAATACTCGTTACTTCACTGTTAATTTTATCATTTGAATCCGTTTTTAGACTTGTatcaatgataaaaaaaaaacaaaacaatcaacacATGAATTataatttcagtttatttcaatgataaccatatagttcagtaatatgattaaatGCTCCACTATGTAACAACGTGGGAGCTTTTGAATACGGGTcttgtaatgaaatattgctgctgctttctcgAGTTTCACAAGGCCTTGTTTTATTGAGTGTTAGCTTCGCAGCGACTAACTTACACGCAAACAATAGTCAACAACCTCTGATCACTGCTACTGTGCCTGGACCACGTTAGCTGGCATAGCGTTCATAACTTTGATGTGGAGCTTTTGTAGCGAACGTGTTCATGGCAGGCTAACAGCAGGGTgtttgagaaataaaacttaccaggATCCGGGGTCTGCACTGGGGACCCTTCGACCATCGATTCCAGCAGGGCTGTGGAGGACTTCAGAGACCACCTTCCTTGTTTCACCGGTGTGTCTCCAAGCACTGAATGCAGCAGGTCAAAATAGGGACTCCTTTTCGGCCGACCACTGCCGCTGCGTCTCAGACCCCGTCTTTGGTCCCTGTATTCCCCTTTGAGTTTCTTCAGTTTGTTGATGAGTTGGTTAAGGCTCCGGTCGTACCCGGCAGCAGCCATCGCCCGCTGGATCTTTTGGAACACTGGTTTGGTTCGAGTGGCTCCCTCTAACTTTTCCTGAACCTCAGTCGAAGACCACAGTGTCAGGAAGCACTGAGTCTCCTCCTCTGACCACTGTTGAATTTTTCTGTTCTCCATTTTGCTACACTGCGCAAAAACACTAAATGCTGCTCCACCgctgtttcttttaaaaatggcgGTTCTGTGTTTCCGCCGCAGATTGTTGGTCACCGTAACTCCGCCCCCAGTCCGTGATGTACTCTGTTCTAAACTCTGGCCCTGCAAGGAGTTGGTGTTTGCTCAGAAGCAGTTTATGAAGCCTGGAGCCAGTGCTAAGTTGGTGGAAATACAAACAACTGGTGCTAAGTTGGGCTCTGGCTGTAGAACCAGCTTGGCAGATTGGCAGAAAAGGGAATCTCATCTCATCTGTGGCCGTCCTTTACACATTAATGGGAGGACTGTACTCTGATCTATACTGATGTCATCCAGCTTAGCTTCATGTTCCTTGGCTTGATGTAACTGTTTTTTGTCAGAATTTGCTGCAGCCCAGCCTATACATACTACATGCTCTCTCAATACCTATTTTGTACAAATATTCAGTCAccagaggataaaaacacactaaatgtGGTTATCTCTTGACTTTACATCTGGTGGCACAATGTGATTTTTCAGAGTAATGTCTTGAAAACTATTGGCCAGAAAGGAATGGAGTTTGAAGATGACATTCACAGTTTACTTCTGATTACCTACAATGACTTTGCTTACtttagggtgctggaagggaggctctgACCGATTGTCGAACTttggattcaggaggagcaatgcagaTGCTGTTCGACCTGCCGGTCCACATGTgctttgtggatctggagaagtcCTATGACCTTGTTCCCTGAGGGGCTCTGTGGCGGGTACTGAGGGAGTATGGGGCACTGGGCTCGCTGATATGAGTCAATCGGTCCCTGTaaaaccaaagtgagagctgcgTCTGCATACTCTGCACAAAGTCTGAcacgtttccagtgggtgttggactccaccagggctgccccttgtctctgatcctgtttttggtgttcatggacaggatctgaAGGCGCAGTGAGGTGAGGAGGGTATCCAGATTGGGGACCTCAGGATCAcgtctctgctttttgcagatgatcggttctgttggcttcctcagaccgtgaccttcagcacacacagttgcttccccaagccaTGGAGTTCAAGTACCTCGAAGTCTTgttgagtgatgggaaaatggagcgagagatggacaggaggcAGCAATAATGCTTAAACCAGACCACGTACGGCTCACCCAGCCCATATGAACAAGGCAAAGCTGGCATGATCTTGACAATTGCCCTTGAGCATCTCTGCCCTTTCTACATCTCAGTGGCCGGTATAGGATCACTCGCTGCATCCGTGATGTCATCTGCAGACTGCATTTTTGTCTTCTGCTTCCCAATTAAGCCGAAATATCTTCAAGAACATCATTTATAAACAAGTGAGTCATACGTTTATAAATGATCAGTATGTGTGCAGTATTTGGGTTCTCATCATTTCCAATATGATACACTTTGGTTTAACACAACCTTATGACATTATTCCTTTGATTTCAGGCATCAGAAAAAAACTATCCTTGTGGTGGTTAAAGTGTCAGTGCTCCTTTGTGGACTGATGGGAATGGCCCTGGCTATGACAACTTCATCTGTTCACCTGTTCTGGGTGGTCAGCGCAGACGTCTTGTATTCAATGATGGCTCCCCAGGTCATATGCATCTTCTTCTTACCCCGGTGGGTGAACCAGTATGGAGCCTGCTCTGGCTTTGTGTTGGCACTACTGCTGAGAGCTCTGGTCGGGGAACCTTTGATAGGTCTTCCTGACATTCTGCCCCTGCCATGGGACAAGATACAGGAGGGTGGTCACAGATATCGCTTGTTCCCTTTTCGTACTGCCATTATGCTGACCACAATTGTAACTATTTTACTAGTATCACAGCTGACTGAGTGGCTAAAGAGGCTTCTGAAAAGTGATGCTAGAAGGGACAGTAACGCATATTACTTGGCTAAAATCCAGCTGGACGGGGAGGAAAGTGAAAAGTTGAATAACCAAGACTAAGAGAAGCAATACAGAAAGCAAATCCAAGATTCAAACGGGTTGGACAGTCCTTTGCTGGCAAAAcataatgatgtttttgtcatataaaTGGAACAAACCCATGAAAACGACGATATTTTGCTGTGTAGAGAGCAATTCTTTTCACATCTTACTTCCTTATTAGGGCCTGGGTTTCAAAACCTTATCTTGAGACACAAAAGTGACTTCTGGTGTCTCCCCAGGACCCAAATTCACACAAATGCATCATGATTTGCCATAACATCTACAatgtgtgaaacaaaacaacaagccatatgtttaaaaagaatatgaaatgtatttattttagtatAAAAGTATTTCACAGAGTGTAATGCTAAGTTTTTACCATGTCATGAAATATGTACACACAATTTTGTAACACTTCGAGTAAACATGTTCTGGTCCAAAGGTGTCCTGCCCATTTCTCATTCATCTCGACTACATTCCTATCCCGGCCCTTCCTCCCTCAGCCTTAAACCCCAACACTAAGCAACATTCTGAGCTCTCAGTGACAATTATCTCAAAACCTGTGGAAATAAACCCAAAAAAAGctcagtctgctctgattggtcagttaGTTCGACAAAGTGACTTAATGCAAGTCACGGACTCTAAAACCGACTGATGAGTCGAAACTCCGAGAAGGAAATGATGGTGAGCTAAGAGGTAGCTGCTTATTCTTTGTTTGCCAAACTAGTCGGTATGCAGGTATTCTGCAAATGTGCTAAAAGgtgacataaaaaagaaaaagaaggaaaacctgGACTGGAGCAATGTTTTCTGTTGGAGAGAATAACTCCTTCTAGCGTGACTTTGGCGTTATTTTGCAGACCTtttacattcacaaaaaagctacaacacaataaatgaaacagaaaaagcagaataGGTTATTACAGCCTCTTTAGTgaggttgtgtttttatttagcaaatgtatttttatcttGACCTCATGAAGGATAAAGattaactttattgatcccacagtgggaaaagttcactgttacagcagctccaaaaagaaaaagtacaaaagtaTAAAGGCAGTGCAAGAACAAATAAGAAagaacaaataagaaaaaacacgGTGCAAAAATTGCAGAGAACATTATATACAGATGAGGTGAAGAAGCTGCAGGGCAGAAGTGATCAAAGTCAGCAGTCCTGGGAATTTTTTGAATCCAGCTGCAGAATGACTTTAAATTAGTTTCACATGAAATCATTTGTGTGTCTCAGtatgcattttaaaagtttccTCGTGCCTGAATATTTTACCACACTTTAAACACTGAAATGACTTTTTGTCCGAGTGAATTATcgtgtgtcttttctgtgctCTCAAAGTGCAAAAGGATTTTGGACACAGCGAACACCTGTACGGACTCTCTCCTGTATGACGGCGTATGTGAATCATCAGATGGCACTTTGCGATGAAACCTTTCCCACAGTGTTTGCATGTGTAAGGACGCTCACCAGTGTGGGACCTTATGTGCAGCCTTAACTCCCCAGAGGACAGAAAAGTCTTTCCACATTCAGTACACAGATAgttcttttctcctctgtgcATGCGCATGTGTCTTGCCAGATGCTGGATTGAAGTCTTTCCAcaaatgtgacatttgtagCGCCGGTCTCCAGTGTGTGTACGAACGTGCAGCTCGAGGCCAGATAAAGATCTGAAGCCGCGGCCGCAGTGCGAACACAGATACGGAAGTTCGCCCGTGTGAATCCGCTGGTGCACAGTCAGCGACGTCTTGGAGGAGTATTTCTTGTCACACTTGTCGCAGTGAAATGGtggaatgtgtgttttaatgtgtgtgttcaggGATGTCACGTCCTCGAAGACTTTCCCACAATACTCACAAGTGTTCGTTGCGCTCCTGAGAGTCTCAGTGTTGACTTTCTGAAGGACGTCTTCTCCAGGTTCTATAGAGAAAAGATCGATGGCCTCCTGGATCAGATGCTCCTTTCTGATGTGATTCAGGAGTTCTGACGCTTTGTTGTCAGAGTACGGACACAGTGAGCAGCTCTGAAGGTGTAAAGGGGCGTGATTTGAATCTGAAAGAGAAGAGCAGGAGATTTAGTTCAAAAAATGCTATCAAAATGAaggtttttaatgtatttgcaTCTATTTATTCAAGTACTGACTACCCCACCATTCTTTACATCTGTGAAATCCGTCTGAGTAATATTACAGCAGATGcttaaacaaataaacagacgTGTGAATATGGAATTCAGTGGGAAGCAGTTATTTTTAACAGTGTCAAAAACTGGATGTTTGCATACTTGGGGCATTTGCAGTTGTCATGCCATCCCTTTGTTCATCTTTTAATGTCAGGTCTTCCTCCACAGTTGGTTCATTGTTACTTTGGTTTTCCTCCACTGGCTCTTCATCTTCACTGTAGTCAAACTGCCTTTCATCATCTGTTAACATTTCTTGTTGCTCTGAAGCAAGCTGCTTCCAGTTTGCTTTGGACTGAAGAGACAGCGCAGGTAAAAACATATTCTGTGCTTGAGAGAAGGctgtgagaaaaaacaaacatcgtTTTGAACACTCAGAGAGgagaagcaacattttttgtacaaaaaatgtcaaaagataCGAGCTAGCAAGCTACAGGTTACAGCTATAGCAAGAGCTAGCAGCAGAGGACTCTATGAGCTAACTATTTTATATGCAGCTATAGCAACTTTATCGTTCAGATTTTATTGTAcaatttgctcaaagttacaAAGACATCCTACTGTTGTCAGCTCACTGCTGACGGCCTGAAACGCAGCCTTCAGGGTGGGAGACAAACTGCTCTTCGCACAGCCAAGTCGACGCTCTCAAAAGAGATCAAGGCTGACAAGCGCACCTACGCAGAGAAAATCCAAACTCTGTGACACAGGAAACACCAGATGGATGTGGCAGGGAGTCCAAGGATTGACAGACTACAAGACGATCAACGATGATGAGGCTTCTCTTCTGGACAGGCTCGACGATAGAGATGTGGTCAAGAGTGTCCTGACATACTGAATCACAACATGGTACTTCAGCTGCAGTATGTCAGTCAGAAAAGCCCTGCAGAGGACTGTCAGGGGAGCTAAGACGGTCATCGGAGTTTCCCTCCACTATGTTCAAAAACTTTTCCAGAGCCGCTGCAGGAGCAGGGCACTGAACATTGTCAGGGAATCCTCTCCATAAACTGTTTGAACTGCTGCCATCAGGCAAACACTTTCAGGGCATCAAAGGCAGAACCACCAGACTGATAAACAGCTTCGTTCCACAAGCTGTCAGAATACTGAACTGCGGATCTGGTTTTTGGACCCTAGAGAAACGCTCTCTCATCTTGACAacatcaaaatgacaataaagcttcatttgatttgatttgattgattCAATTATAAGAAGCATTCTTCTTGTTCAGTATgctcaaaatgtcattaaattgcaggaaaaacaaaaacaacacatctcTTCGTATTCCAGTTTAGTTATATTCTGATGGGTTTAACCACTTAAACACCACTGGCTTTGTACTGACGTGTCTGTACAAAAAACTCCAACGTCAAAGCCACTTTTAACTTCAGTAAATATTTTATGAAAAGTTTACCTTGCATCTTTCAAGAACTGTTTGACATTTGAGGCTGTCCAAGGTTTTTACTGCCTTTACAAAAACTGCTGTAAATGACTTACattggtttgtgttttctgactgttgcTGATGGAAGTCAAGTAGCACCTTCAGTTGATGTGGTTCCAAAACAAGTCGTTCACATTCCTCCATAATAGAGGGACTGGTGCTGAGCCACTCTGCAGTCTGTGAAGtgtacaaaaaacacattaatgaaCATGTAGtggaaagacaacaaaacaaacaaaattcagAATGAAATTCTAATTAACATTTATGTACACAGCACACTGATGATGGCATCCATCAATTAGGTACATTTTAAGTAATATTTAACCAAGGTCTCTAATTAAGACTGAACAATATCTTGTAACTTACCTGCTTAATATCAGGGATGGGCAATAGATTGTCCAGTCTGGAGATAAATTTCCATACCAACGTGTTTAATGTGACTTCATATTGTTGGCCATAGTGGATGGGAAAGACTTCCTGGAAAAAAGATGAAGGTGGAACATTACATCCGTACACAATACAAAGGATTAATACAGTGATAAATCCCATGTTGCTACTGATACAGCAGTCTGCTCTCCAAAACATTTGAATTACCGTAGCTCTGTTCAGAGTTTCTGACCTTAAAAAATATCTTTCTCTCATCCATGTCTTCGAGCAAAGTATGAACGACCTCCACAAAGTTCGACTTTGATTTTTCCAACTCCTCCAACTCCTATCAATGGATCAAAAACAGAGAAGATAACGTTGGCCCACAAACAATAATTCAATTATTGCAAAAATGTGTGCATCAAATTCAAAAACCCACTTAGAATTATTAAATCCTATTGAGTGCAGGATATTTCAGTTGAAAGTTGCTTTTAACTCAGTATTTGAATGACGTACCTCCtgatcagagcagcagcttatTGTGAGGTCTTCAATGACCTTCAGGTGGGGCTGGATATTCAGCAGGTTGGCTGTGCTCTCACTCAGACACAACTCCAGCACAAGctgaaacacacattttgctttgtttttgttaccATCTACATCTTAAGGATTATTTTTCCTCTTATTTTCTACATCAACATAAAATCCACTGATTCTTGAAAACATCTCACCCTTGCTCGTAGTCTGAGCAGGAGCTGTACTTTCTCTCTGGGAGTCAGAAGCTCTGGAACTAACTCCGTCACCAACCTCACCAGCTCCTCCACCTTTCCATAATGTGCCACATTACGACACTGGACCACCTGCCAGGCAAAGGCACTCATCAGACGCAAGTGTGGAACCAGAAGACACAATGAGGAGATGGACAAATGGCAACCTGCAAATGAGATTAGAAAGCTTGAATTAACAATTGAAATCAGTCAAATAAATGTGCATGTATTTTCAAAATACAATGACATTCACGGAAAAGCTATACTGTCATCTTTGCTCcaataaccacaaaaacaacagtgaagTCCAGCTGAGCCTGTCTGGAGTCCCACATCTCATATTTCCTAAAGCACCATGATTCAGTTACTGTAGCAGGCTGCtggaaagtgaaaaaaatcaagcGCTTACTTTACCTTCTGCTGTTTCAGGTATGTGTGGCTGTGATGCCTGTAGAGACGGACGGTCCAGACCTGTGCCTTCAGCTGCTACAACCTTTGACTTGCGGCTGCCAAGGACTTTATCCATGATTGAAAACCATctgctttgttgctttttagaGTCTTTCTGCTCCTTAATCCTTTTGTACCTTTGTTTCAGCAGATGTATTTTTGACCTGCACTGGCTGGTGGTCTTATCAAAGCCATGAGTGGCGAGTTCTGAGCTCAGCTGAGCAAACACTCTCTCATTTCTCTTAGTGGATCTGAGCTGCTCCTGGACGCTCTCTTCTGCCCATCTAGTGAGCAGCACTTTCACTTCATCTGACGTCCAAACATCTTGCTTTGTATCTGGTtcaagaaaaggaagaaaataagtAAAGTGACACCTCTTGAAGATTCAGCTCGACATGTTGTTAAGATTAAGACAACATACCATTCACACACTTGTCTTCTGGTGATTTAGCTTCTGTCAGCACCATAGATGAATCCATTTCTTTCCACTTCTCTCCATCAGGGCAGAGGACACCGTCCAAAATCGTAAACCAGTCGCTTTTAACATCCCCAAATAGTCCCAGCTGTTTGATTCTTTTGTACTCCTCTTTCAGGTTATTCACTTTCAGACTGCACTGATGTGGCGTCTTGGTAAATCCCACTAAAGCCAGTTCACTGCTGAGATATGTGAAAACTTCATTCTTGTCTGTTGAGGTGAGAAGCCGTTTCTGAATGTTTGGTTGTGACCAGAGGGTCATGAGCACTTGGATTTCATCTGGCAGCCACTGGGATtcatctgtgaaaacacattaaaaacaaaaacaaaaggataATGAGGTTGACATTTAATACGGTCTATATTTCAgagatgtttttatcatttaaattttagaatttaaaataaCCTTGGTATTTCCAACAGATTATCAACAATTCTGCAAAACTGCACAACACACATCATTTAGACACAGGAAAACATAAAAAGGAAGTGTGATGTTggtcagaaaatatttttttttaaaactgaacaaCATGATAAAGACAATATTCCCTACATTGCATTTTATCTCATCTGAAATGATCGAAACGCGATTTGAAAACCAACGACAAATTCCATGTGGAAGGAGCAGAAGAGTTAAAAGGCCTAACAAGACAGGTTGACTGACGTGTTTGTCAGAGCTGATATCGATGGCAATTACTAGTAACAGTAATTAGatttgcagaaataaaaatcattttctccCCAAGGCATTGGAGAAAGTCCCACTTTCTGCTGCTGATCTGACTTCTACCTACCTTGCAGTAGCTTTTTCAAATggcagaaatgaaatgaatgtgtgaagaaaaagaaaaatctttagCTGGTGgcaaaaaacaaatctgcatttatttggTTTCTAGTTCAGATTCCACTCACCATCCGTGTTGACATCCACAGGAACTGACTGAGTGGGTAGAGAGGACTCTGTGGAGGAAGAATCTGCTGTTTCTGAATGTTTCACTGCTGCAGTCTGGGAACTGAGGACTTCATCCATAATGGAAAACCAGACACTGCTACTCCCACCCATATGATGACCGTTCTTGATTCTCTTGTACTCCTGCTTCAGTTTTTTGATTTTCTCCCTGCACTTCTTTGGTGCCTTGTTAAATCCAAGTGATGTCAGTTTGGCGCTGAGGTAGGTGTAAACTCTGTTATTTCTCACATTGAGGAGAAGTTCTTTTTGAACTTTGGGACTTGCCCAAAACGTCAACAATGCCTGGACCTCTGTATTTGACCAACAACACAACGTTGTATCtgtgaaagaaacacaacataatTTATCAAGTCAATATAGCACATTaaaaagtccatccatccatccatccatccatccatcttcttctgCTTATCTGGGGCAGCAGACAAAGCTGTGGATCCTGAGGCGTTCCCAgaccagatgagatatataatctctccagcgagttctgggtctgccccggagTCTCCTCCCAGGTGGTCATGTTCAGAAAGCCTCCAAGGCAAGCCTCCCCTGAGGCATCCGAGTCAGacgtccaaaccacctcaattGGCTCCTTTCAACgcgaaggagcagcagctctactccgagctccctctgggtgtctgagcttctcaccTTATCTCTAAGACTGAGCCCAGCCACCATGTGGAAGAaactcatttcagctgcttgtatctgcgatcttgttcttttggtcactacccaaaACTTAAGAAAATAGGTGAGATTTGGaatgtagatggactggtaaattgagagcttcgcCTGATGCCTCAGATCAGCCCTGGCGGAGCCCAACACCCACAGGAA
This is a stretch of genomic DNA from Acanthochromis polyacanthus isolate Apoly-LR-REF ecotype Palm Island chromosome 1, KAUST_Apoly_ChrSc, whole genome shotgun sequence. It encodes these proteins:
- the LOC110967438 gene encoding uncharacterized protein LOC110967438 isoform X20, yielding MEPQMNWTQEETRALLGVWSEEKIQKDLKESFRNENVYREVSGRLATMGMNRSAKQCREKIKKLKQEYRRTTQHSDRSGAVRRSFRWYDAMDTIMNDKPAATDESAAMMLEFMISDVETDSPSMTDFPESCTTPGHVLPFTVPGPTPGPMENPQVPDFYSVQLEDCDGPSRSSAVTSTEVQTLVKDTTLCCWSNTEVQALLTFWASPKVQKELLLNVRNNRVYTYLSAKLTSLGFNKAPKKCREKIKKLKQEYKRIKNGHHMGGSSSVWFSIMDEVLSSQTAAVKHSETADSSSTESSLPTQSVPVDVNTDDESQWLPDEIQVLMTLWSQPNIQKRLLTSTDKNEVFTYLSSELALVGFTKTPHQCSLKVNNLKEEYKRIKQLGLFGDVKSDWFTILDGVLCPDGEKWKEMDSSMVLTEAKSPEDKCVNDTKQDVWTSDEVKVLLTRWAEESVQEQLRSTKRNERVFAQLSSELATHGFDKTTSQCRSKIHLLKQRYKRIKEQKDSKKQQSRWFSIMDKVLGSRKSKVVAAEGTGLDRPSLQASQPHIPETAEGCHLSISSLCLLVPHLRLMSAFAWQVVQCRNVAHYGKVEELVRLVTELVPELLTPREKVQLLLRLRARVRCFQESVDFMLM
- the LOC110967438 gene encoding uncharacterized protein LOC110967438 isoform X19 — encoded protein: MEPQMNWTQEETRALLGVWSEEKIQKDLKESFRNENVYREVSGRLATMGMNRSAKQCREKIKKLKQEYRRTTQHSDRSGAVRRSFRWYDAMDTIMNDKPAATDESAAMMLEFMISDVETDSPSMTDFPESCTTPGHVLPFTVPGPTPGPMENPQVPDFYSVQLEDCDGPSRSSAVTSTEVQTLVKDTTLCCWSNTEVQALLTFWASPKVQKELLLNVRNNRVYTYLSAKLTSLGFNKAPKKCREKIKKLKQEYKRIKNGHHMGGSSSVWFSIMDEVLSSQTAAVKHSETADSSSTESSLPTQSVPVDVNTDDESQWLPDEIQVLMTLWSQPNIQKRLLTSTDKNEVFTYLSSELALVGFTKTPHQCSLKVNNLKEEYKRIKQLGLFGDVKSDWFTILDGVLCPDGEKWKEMDSSMVLTEAKSPEDKCVNDTKQDVWTSDEVKVLLTRWAEESVQEQLRSTKRNERVFAQLSSELATHGFDKTTSQCRSKIHLLKQRYKRIKEQKDSKKQQSRWFSIMDKVLGSRKSKVVAAEGTGLDRPSLQASQPHIPETAEGCHLSISSLCLLVPHLRLMSAFAWQVVQCRNVAHYGKVEELVRLVTELVPELLTPREKVQLLLRLRARLVLELCLSESTANLLNIQPHLKVIEDLTISCCSDQEELEELEKSKSNFVEVVHTLLEDVDERKIFFKVRPSEQSYGSLSHPLWPTI